A single window of Canis lupus familiaris isolate Mischka breed German Shepherd chromosome 7, alternate assembly UU_Cfam_GSD_1.0, whole genome shotgun sequence DNA harbors:
- the TIMM17A gene encoding mitochondrial import inner membrane translocase subunit Tim17-A isoform X3, with protein sequence MEEYAREPCPWRIVDDCGGAFTMGTIGGGIFQAIKGFRNSPVGVNHRLRGSLTAIKTRAPQLGDEEIEALRAEVMVVCTHDRGFG encoded by the exons ATGGAGGAGTACGCGAGGGAGCCCTG CCCTTGGCGAATTGTGGATGATTGTGGTGGGGCCTTTACGATGGGTACCATAGGTGGTGGTATCTTTCAAGCAATCAAAGGTTTTCGCAATTCTCCAGTG GGAGTAAACCACAGACTACGAGGGAGTTTAACAGCTATTAAAACCAGGGCTCCACAGTTGGGAG atgaggaaattgaagctctgAGAGCTGAAGTGatg GTTGTGTGCACTCATGATAGAGGGTTTGGATAA